One region of Sphingomonas kaistensis genomic DNA includes:
- a CDS encoding TetR/AcrR family transcriptional regulator encodes MPRACKGRPREFDVDDALAAALRVFWSKGYEGASLTDLTEAMGITRPSLYAAFGNKEALFRKALDLYEREKLAYVGEALAAPTSRQVVERMLTGALEMQTSECEPRGCLRVISTMNCGAEAESVRTDLIARRASSQQALIARMQRAKDEGDLPPDTDVEGITNYFLAILQGMSVQAGSGASKAQLQELVRTSVAMWPGK; translated from the coding sequence ATGCCTCGGGCCTGCAAAGGTCGACCGCGCGAGTTCGACGTCGACGACGCGTTGGCGGCGGCGCTGCGCGTGTTCTGGAGCAAGGGCTATGAAGGCGCTTCGCTGACCGATCTCACCGAGGCGATGGGGATTACCCGGCCCAGCCTCTATGCCGCCTTCGGCAACAAGGAAGCCCTGTTTCGCAAGGCGCTCGACCTCTACGAGCGCGAAAAGCTCGCTTATGTCGGCGAAGCGCTCGCCGCTCCGACCTCACGCCAGGTTGTCGAGCGGATGCTGACGGGCGCGCTGGAAATGCAGACCAGCGAGTGCGAACCGCGCGGCTGCCTGCGTGTCATCAGCACGATGAACTGCGGCGCCGAAGCCGAGTCGGTCCGGACCGATCTGATCGCCCGCCGGGCTTCCTCGCAGCAGGCGCTGATCGCTCGCATGCAGCGCGCCAAGGACGAAGGCGACCTCCCGCCGGATACCGACGTCGAAGGCATCACCAATTACTTCCTCGCCATCCTGCAGGGGATGTCGGTGCAGGCCGGCAGCGGCGCGAGCAAG
- the putA gene encoding bifunctional proline dehydrogenase/L-glutamate gamma-semialdehyde dehydrogenase PutA — protein MNLSVPVRASILDRAAVRRDTRRDEEKIVAERLEQAQLSPGAAREADAIARNLVGHVRGAKPAGLDAFLHAYDLGSDEGVALMCLAEALLRIPDAHTADELIRDKLSGPDWSEKLGDSPSPFVNAATFSLLLTGKVLDAGHDNRGTWSAALGRAVGRLGEPVIRTAVGQAMKILGGQFVFGRTIDEALERAAPERKKGLSHSFDMLGEAARTLADADRYAEAYRGAIRRIAREAGEGVVRSPGISVKLSALHPRYEALHAEEAKAYVLPVLRELAAAASAANVHLTIDAEESDRLELQMDCLEALVADDALFANGWTGLGMALQAYAKRARPVAEWVVALARAHGRTLMIRLVKGAYWDSEIKVAQVGGYDDYPVFTRKVATDVSYLACAKVLLGAPDCIYPAFATHNATTIGAIKALAGTTPFEFQRLHGMGEELFEGLAKLERELGQPQTPVRIYAPVGSHKELLAYLVRRLLENGANSSFVNRIADAEIGVDDLIRDPVTQLTALSPRRNPAIALPGEMFGTARRNSAGCDLTDIAVREPLLRRLAELERKRWTAGEGSGARTEVRSPFDHALLVGEVIETVPADLDAMLSRAAGSQGAWDAIGGEARARLLDRTADLFEAHREEFYSLCIREAGKSLPDAVLEVREAVDFLRYYAAEGRRLAQPVHLPGPTGELNELRHHGRGVWTCISPWNFPLAIFTGPVAAALAAGNSAIAKPAEQTPLIGALAVRLMHEAGIPADVVQLAVGNGRIGAALVSHRLTSGVAFTGSTAVARAINRSLAEREGPIVPLIAETGGQNAMIVDSSALPEQVTRDVVASAFQSAGQRCSALRVLFVQDDVADTMLTMIRGAMEALSIGDPRLPTTDVGPVIDGEAKASLDAHVAVLRAAGQVLAELPLPTNNGSFVAPVIAELPSLASLKDEHFGPILHVIRWKSGEIDKVIDQINATGFGLTLGLQSRIDTVAEHVARRARVGNLYINRNQIGAVVESQPFGGEGLSGTGPKAGGPHYVARFATERVTCIDTTAAGGNATLMAAID, from the coding sequence ATGAACCTCTCCGTGCCGGTCCGTGCTTCCATTCTCGACCGCGCCGCGGTTCGCCGCGACACTCGCCGCGACGAGGAGAAGATCGTCGCCGAGCGGCTGGAGCAGGCGCAATTGTCGCCCGGCGCCGCGCGCGAAGCCGACGCGATCGCGCGCAACCTGGTCGGCCACGTCCGCGGTGCCAAGCCGGCCGGACTGGACGCCTTCCTCCACGCCTACGATCTAGGCTCGGACGAGGGCGTAGCGCTGATGTGCCTGGCCGAAGCACTGCTGCGTATCCCCGACGCGCACACCGCCGACGAGCTGATCCGCGACAAGCTGTCGGGGCCCGACTGGTCCGAAAAACTGGGCGACAGCCCATCGCCGTTCGTTAACGCCGCGACCTTTTCGCTTCTGCTGACCGGCAAGGTGCTCGACGCCGGGCATGACAATCGCGGCACCTGGAGCGCGGCGCTGGGCCGCGCGGTCGGGCGTCTTGGCGAGCCGGTCATCCGCACTGCGGTCGGCCAGGCAATGAAGATCCTTGGCGGCCAGTTCGTGTTCGGCCGCACCATCGACGAAGCGCTGGAACGCGCCGCGCCCGAGCGGAAGAAGGGGCTTAGCCACAGCTTCGACATGCTCGGCGAAGCGGCCCGCACGCTGGCCGACGCCGACCGCTATGCCGAGGCCTATCGCGGCGCGATCCGCCGTATTGCGCGCGAAGCAGGGGAGGGCGTGGTCCGCTCGCCCGGCATCTCGGTCAAGCTGTCGGCGCTCCATCCGCGCTACGAGGCGCTGCATGCCGAAGAGGCCAAGGCCTATGTCCTGCCGGTGCTGCGCGAACTTGCCGCCGCCGCAAGCGCCGCCAACGTCCACCTGACCATTGATGCGGAGGAGTCCGACCGGCTCGAGCTGCAGATGGACTGCCTCGAAGCCCTCGTCGCCGACGACGCCCTGTTTGCGAACGGATGGACCGGCCTTGGCATGGCGCTCCAGGCCTATGCCAAGCGCGCCCGCCCGGTCGCCGAATGGGTCGTCGCGCTTGCCCGCGCGCACGGCCGCACCCTGATGATCAGGCTGGTCAAGGGCGCCTACTGGGACAGTGAGATCAAGGTCGCGCAGGTCGGCGGCTACGACGATTATCCGGTATTCACCCGCAAGGTGGCGACCGACGTCTCCTATCTTGCCTGCGCCAAGGTCCTGCTGGGCGCGCCCGACTGCATCTACCCGGCCTTCGCCACGCACAATGCGACCACCATCGGCGCGATCAAGGCGCTAGCCGGGACCACCCCGTTCGAGTTCCAGCGCCTCCACGGCATGGGCGAGGAATTGTTCGAGGGCCTGGCCAAGCTCGAGCGCGAGCTCGGGCAGCCTCAGACCCCGGTCCGCATCTACGCCCCGGTCGGCAGCCACAAGGAATTGCTCGCCTATCTCGTCCGGCGCCTGCTCGAGAATGGCGCCAACAGCTCCTTCGTGAACCGCATCGCCGACGCCGAGATCGGGGTCGACGACCTGATTCGCGATCCGGTGACGCAGCTGACCGCGCTGTCGCCGCGGCGCAATCCCGCGATCGCCCTGCCGGGCGAGATGTTCGGGACCGCCCGCCGTAACAGCGCCGGCTGCGATCTCACCGACATCGCCGTGCGCGAGCCGCTGCTCCGCCGGCTCGCCGAGCTTGAGCGCAAGCGCTGGACGGCCGGGGAGGGCAGTGGCGCGCGTACCGAGGTGCGCTCGCCCTTCGATCATGCGTTGCTGGTGGGCGAGGTGATCGAGACGGTTCCCGCCGACCTCGACGCCATGCTTTCCCGTGCTGCAGGGTCGCAGGGGGCGTGGGACGCGATTGGCGGCGAGGCGCGGGCCCGCCTGCTCGACCGCACCGCCGACTTGTTCGAAGCGCACCGCGAGGAGTTCTACTCGCTCTGCATTCGCGAAGCCGGCAAGTCGCTGCCCGACGCGGTGCTGGAAGTACGCGAAGCCGTCGATTTCCTCCGCTATTACGCTGCCGAAGGGCGCCGCCTGGCCCAGCCTGTGCACCTGCCCGGACCGACCGGCGAGCTGAACGAGCTTCGCCATCACGGCCGCGGGGTATGGACGTGCATCAGTCCGTGGAACTTCCCGCTCGCCATCTTCACCGGTCCGGTCGCCGCCGCGCTTGCGGCGGGCAATAGCGCGATCGCCAAGCCGGCCGAGCAGACGCCGCTGATCGGCGCGCTGGCGGTCAGGCTGATGCACGAAGCCGGCATCCCCGCCGATGTCGTCCAGCTTGCGGTCGGGAATGGCAGGATCGGCGCGGCGCTGGTTTCGCATCGCCTGACGTCGGGCGTCGCCTTTACCGGCTCGACCGCCGTCGCCCGCGCGATCAACCGCAGCCTTGCCGAGCGCGAGGGACCGATCGTCCCGCTGATCGCCGAAACCGGCGGGCAGAATGCGATGATCGTCGACAGTTCGGCGCTGCCCGAGCAGGTCACCCGCGACGTGGTCGCCTCGGCCTTCCAGTCGGCTGGCCAGCGTTGCTCGGCGCTGCGCGTGCTGTTCGTGCAGGACGACGTCGCCGACACCATGCTGACGATGATCCGCGGTGCGATGGAAGCCTTGTCGATCGGCGACCCGCGGCTTCCGACCACCGACGTCGGCCCGGTGATCGACGGCGAGGCCAAGGCCTCGCTTGACGCGCATGTCGCTGTGCTGCGCGCTGCAGGGCAGGTGCTCGCGGAGCTTCCGCTGCCCACCAATAATGGCAGCTTCGTCGCCCCGGTGATCGCCGAACTGCCGAGCCTCGCCAGCCTCAAGGACGAGCATTTCGGCCCGATCCTCCACGTCATCCGCTGGAAGTCGGGCGAGATCGACAAGGTGATCGACCAGATCAACGCGACCGGCTTCGGCCTGACGCTGGGCCTGCAAAGCCGGATCGACACGGTGGCCGAGCATGTCGCGAGGCGGGCCCGGGTCGGAAACCTCTACATCAACCGCAACCAGATCGGCGCCGTGGTCGAAAGCCAGCCGTTCGGCGGCGAGGGGCTCAGCGGGACCGGGCCCAAGGCCGGCGGTCCGCACTATGTCGCGCGTTTCGCGACCGAGCGGGTGACCTGCATCGATACCACCGCGGCGGGCGGCAACGCGACGCTGATGGCGGCGATCGACTGA